A genomic region of Gammaproteobacteria bacterium contains the following coding sequences:
- the msrP gene encoding protein-methionine-sulfoxide reductase catalytic subunit MsrP, translated as MLLKTRRPSDCREFEVTDKSLYLDRRRFIQTGAAALGGVIAAPGLLLPATAHAQANNRRLSGVNKSQYDPGESPTSYEHVTSYNNFYEFGTDKKDPANNATEFQSSPWKVTVDGHAEKKGKFNFEELLKRFPLEERLYRFRCVEAWSMVVPWVGFSLASMLKYFQPTSRAKYVEFTTLYDPAQMPGQRRDILDWPYVEGLRMDEAMHPLSLMVVGLYGEVLPAQNGAPLRLMLPWKYGFKSIKSIVRISFTEKPPLNTWQRINAMEYGFYANVNPAVDHPRWSQARERRLGDFFKRDTLMFNGYAEEVASLYSGMDLKRFF; from the coding sequence ATGCTGTTAAAAACACGGCGGCCGTCTGATTGTCGCGAATTTGAAGTGACCGACAAGTCGCTCTATCTGGATAGAAGGCGGTTTATTCAAACCGGAGCGGCCGCCCTGGGTGGTGTGATCGCCGCGCCGGGCTTGTTGTTGCCGGCTACTGCTCATGCGCAAGCCAACAATCGGCGTTTGTCGGGGGTTAACAAGAGCCAATACGACCCAGGTGAGAGTCCCACGAGTTACGAGCACGTAACGAGTTATAACAATTTCTATGAATTTGGTACCGACAAAAAAGACCCTGCAAACAATGCCACTGAATTTCAGAGTTCACCGTGGAAAGTTACGGTTGATGGACATGCCGAGAAGAAGGGTAAATTCAATTTCGAAGAATTGTTGAAAAGGTTTCCATTAGAAGAACGACTCTATCGTTTTCGCTGTGTCGAGGCCTGGTCTATGGTGGTTCCCTGGGTAGGATTTTCGCTAGCGTCGATGCTGAAATATTTCCAGCCCACGTCACGCGCGAAATATGTGGAGTTTACTACCCTATATGATCCTGCGCAGATGCCGGGGCAGCGTCGCGATATACTTGACTGGCCCTATGTAGAAGGGCTGCGCATGGATGAGGCCATGCATCCACTAAGTCTGATGGTAGTGGGTTTATATGGTGAGGTTTTGCCCGCGCAAAACGGCGCGCCGTTGCGCCTCATGCTGCCCTGGAAATACGGATTCAAAAGTATTAAGTCCATCGTACGTATCAGCTTTACCGAGAAACCGCCACTCAACACCTGGCAGCGGATAAATGCTATGGAGTATGGTTTTTATGCCAATGTCAATCCGGCTGTTGATCATCCCAGGTGGAGTCAGGCGCGTGAGCGTAGACTGGGTGATTTTTTCAAGCGCGATACCTTGATGTTTAACGGATATGCCGAGGAAGTGGCATCACTCTACTCTGGGATGGATCTCAAGCGTTTTTTCTAA
- a CDS encoding sulfoxide reductase heme-binding subunit YedZ: MVWSPKRLFVLKLTIFFLSLLPAAQLVYAFFMQKLGANPVETLSHTTGDWALYFLLLTLAITPLRKFTGRHALVRFRRMLALFAFFYALIHFSIWLVLDHEFVWGAIIKDIIKRPYITFGFLSFILMAPLAITSTNGWMRRLGAQWKRLHRLVYIIAILAILHFIWLVKADFLDPLVYGILLSLLLVLRLPVTERLLSARKV, from the coding sequence ATGGTCTGGTCCCCCAAACGCTTATTTGTTTTGAAACTCACTATTTTTTTCCTGTCTTTGCTACCGGCGGCACAATTAGTTTATGCCTTTTTCATGCAAAAGCTTGGCGCCAACCCGGTTGAAACCCTGTCGCATACTACTGGTGACTGGGCCTTGTATTTTCTATTGTTAACCTTGGCAATTACGCCACTACGCAAATTTACCGGGCGCCATGCGTTAGTACGTTTTCGACGCATGCTAGCCTTGTTCGCCTTTTTTTATGCGCTAATCCATTTTTCAATCTGGCTGGTGCTGGACCATGAATTCGTGTGGGGTGCCATTATAAAAGACATCATCAAACGGCCTTATATCACGTTTGGTTTTTTGTCTTTTATTTTGATGGCTCCGCTGGCGATAACTTCCACCAATGGCTGGATGCGACGTTTAGGTGCTCAGTGGAAGCGGCTGCATCGGCTGGTATATATCATTGCGATCCTGGCAATATTGCACTTTATTTGGCTGGTGAAAGCGGACTTCTTGGATCCTTTGGTGTATGGCATCTTGCTTTCCTTATTGCTGGTACTGCGGTTACCGGTCACAGAAAGATTATTGTCTGCCAGAAAGGTCTGA
- a CDS encoding bifunctional diguanylate cyclase/phosphodiesterase — MMHSDVFYSDRQARITILFTWLISVLITLAFPIGYFLIEYLNASSRLESNTVASIEAIRHLDQKLLDKQHIIEAGDIQHKVGAYTLADGTGNIIATSLEYTLPSPTIEYSTTFDLPGNQSFSYTTYDSLRPTLLNTAAVSLIGLTLGMLSYLFVVKVPLKSMREAYEALALEREEKERALRRVEYSGQALRHLTSHDLLTDLPNRTYLESAIREFVNDSTRSQHFCALLMLDLNRFKDINDSLGHQTGDLVIREVSRRLRRIAPSPCTVARLDGDEFALFNPIVKNREDAMLFVNAILEALDEPLALKGYSLDTSATVGIAFYPDNGNTADALVQNADIAMHLAKRKRKDVEVFQQSEQNPQLDHLSLRGELKLAIEAGMLDVHYQPKIDMQTGNINGVEALARWTHPQRGFVSPALFIPIAEQTGLIHPLTGLIFNISLNQAAHWHSRKTNIGVAMNLSVRSLHDPHLPERISVLLETWAISPEMITLEITESAIMADPNKALDVLTELADMGIKVSIDDYGTGYSSLWYLKRLPVKEIKIDRTFVGDMMKNENDKVIVRATIDMAHDLGLKVTAEGVEDEATWNKLREFGCDNAQGFYMGKPQPASILETWLKESPWGYKKLA; from the coding sequence ATGATGCATTCCGATGTCTTTTATTCGGATCGACAAGCCAGAATAACAATACTTTTCACATGGCTTATAAGCGTTCTCATAACACTTGCCTTCCCCATTGGCTATTTCCTGATTGAATACCTCAATGCCAGCTCCAGGCTGGAAAGCAACACCGTCGCCAGCATAGAGGCGATCCGGCACCTGGATCAAAAGCTATTGGATAAGCAACACATCATCGAGGCAGGCGATATCCAGCATAAAGTTGGTGCATATACATTGGCCGACGGGACGGGAAATATTATCGCCACCAGCCTGGAATACACTCTGCCATCACCCACGATTGAGTATTCCACAACGTTTGATCTTCCTGGCAACCAGTCCTTTTCCTATACCACGTATGACAGCTTACGTCCGACACTGCTGAATACTGCCGCGGTCTCGCTAATCGGTCTCACACTCGGTATGCTGAGTTACCTTTTCGTGGTCAAGGTACCGCTAAAATCCATGCGTGAAGCCTACGAGGCCCTGGCACTGGAGCGTGAGGAAAAGGAACGGGCATTGCGCCGGGTGGAATACAGCGGCCAGGCGCTACGCCATCTTACCTCTCATGATTTGTTGACGGATTTACCGAACCGAACTTACCTGGAAAGCGCTATTAGAGAATTCGTGAATGACTCTACTCGTTCACAACATTTCTGTGCGTTACTAATGCTGGATCTGAATCGCTTTAAAGACATAAACGATAGCCTGGGACACCAGACAGGCGATTTAGTCATACGAGAAGTTTCTCGACGCCTGAGACGTATCGCCCCATCACCCTGCACTGTTGCACGTTTGGATGGCGATGAATTCGCACTCTTTAATCCCATCGTCAAGAACAGGGAAGACGCTATGCTATTCGTCAATGCCATACTGGAGGCACTGGACGAACCGCTTGCGTTAAAAGGCTATAGCCTCGATACCAGTGCGACAGTAGGAATCGCCTTTTACCCAGACAACGGGAATACGGCGGACGCGCTAGTTCAAAATGCGGACATTGCCATGCACTTGGCCAAGCGCAAGCGTAAGGACGTTGAAGTGTTTCAACAATCTGAGCAAAACCCGCAACTCGACCATCTCTCATTACGAGGCGAACTCAAGCTGGCGATCGAAGCTGGCATGCTCGATGTTCACTATCAGCCCAAAATCGATATGCAGACAGGAAATATCAACGGCGTGGAGGCGCTGGCGCGCTGGACACATCCACAACGCGGTTTTGTTTCTCCTGCGTTGTTTATTCCCATCGCGGAGCAGACGGGACTAATCCATCCTCTCACGGGTTTGATTTTTAATATCTCACTTAATCAGGCAGCCCACTGGCATAGCCGAAAAACGAATATCGGTGTGGCGATGAATCTCAGCGTTCGCAGTTTGCATGATCCGCATCTGCCTGAACGCATCAGTGTGTTGCTCGAAACCTGGGCGATTTCTCCCGAGATGATTACCCTGGAAATTACCGAAAGCGCCATCATGGCCGACCCGAACAAGGCCCTGGACGTACTAACGGAACTGGCAGACATGGGTATCAAGGTTTCCATCGACGACTATGGCACTGGTTATTCGTCATTATGGTATCTGAAACGCCTACCGGTAAAAGAGATCAAGATCGACCGCACCTTTGTCGGCGATATGATGAAAAACGAAAACGACAAGGTCATCGTCCGCGCAACCATAGACATGGCCCACGATCTGGGATTAAAAGTTACCGCCGAGGGCGTAGAAGATGAAGCCACCTGGAACAAGCTGCGCGAGTTCGGTTGCGACAACGCACAGGGGTTTTATATGGGCAAACCACAGCCAGCCTCTATACTGGAAACATGGTTGAAAGAATCACCCTGGGGTTATAAAAAACTGGCCTAG